GCGGTAGTCGGGGTCCTTGACCAGCGCCTTCAGCACGATCGCGTCCATCTCGGGCGTGATCTCGGGGTCGAAGACGCTGGGCGCCTGCGGTTCCTCGCGTACGTGCTGGTAGGCGACGGCGACCGGGGAGTCGCCGACGAAGGGCGGCCGTACGGTCAGCAGCTCGTAGAGCAGGCAGCCCGTGGAGTACAGGTCGGAGCGGGCGTCGACCTGCTCGCCCTTGGCCTGCTCCGGGGAGAGGTACTGGGCGGTGCCGATCACCGCGGCCGTCTGGGTCATCGTCATGCCGGAGTCGCCCATGGCGCGGGCGATGCCGAAGTCCATGACCTTGACCTGGCCGTTGCGCGTGAGCATGACGTTGGCCGGCTTGATGTCGCGGTGGACGATGCCGGCCCGGTGCGAGTACTCCAGCGCCTGGAGGATGCCGATGGTCATCTCCAGCGTCCGCTCCGGCAGCAGCTTGCGGCCGGAGTGGAGCAGCTCACGGAGCGTGGAGCCGTCGACGTACTCCATCACGATGTACGGGATCGACACGTTGTCGATGTAGTCCTCGCCCGTGTCGTAGACCGCCACGATCGCGGGATGGTTGAGCGAGGCGGCCGACTGGGCCTCCCGGCGGAAGCGGGCCTGGAAGGACGGATCGCGCGCGAGGTCCGCGCGCAGCGTCTTCACCGCCACGGTGCGGCCGAGCCGGGTGTCATGCGCGAGGTAGACCTCCGCCATGCCACCACGGCCGAGCACCTGGCCCAGCTCGTACCGGCCGCCGAGGCGACGCGGCTCTTCCATGGTTACCTACCAGCCCTCTCCGTCGGTCCCGACCGGCATGCTTGTACGGTCGGAGGCTGCCGTCCGGCCTACCGTACCCGGCTCGTTCCGGGTGACCTGGCCAAGCTCGATACCCGATACAGGACCGGTATCGCAACGTGCGCCTATGTGAAGGGGACGTGACCGGAGTCACGCCCTGTTCAGCTCGTGGTCACTTCTTGCTGTCCAGAACGGCCTCCATCACGTTCTTCGCGATCGGCGCCGCGAGGCCGCCGCCGGAGATGTCGTCGCGGACGGCGTTCTCGTCCTCGATCACCACGGCCACGGCGACGGGCGCGCTGCCGTCGTCGCCCTTGGCGTACGAGATGAACCAGGCGTAGGGGTTCTCGCTGTTGTCGACGCCGTGCTGTGCGGTGCCGGTCTTGCCGCCGACGGTGACGCCGTCGATCCGGGCGTTGGTTCCCGTGCCGTCCTCCACGACGGTCTCCATCATGGACTGCAGGATCTGGGCGTTGTCCGCGGAGAGCGGCTTGCTCATCTCCTCGGGCTCCGTCTTCTCGATGGTGTCGAGGTTCGGGGCCTGGAGCTCGTCGACCATGTACGGCTTCATCAGCGTGCCGTTGTTGGCGATGGCCGAGGTGACCATGGCCATCTGGAGCGGGGTGGCGGCGGTGTTGTACTGGCCGATGGAGGAGAGCGCGGTCTGCGACGGGTTCATGTCGTCGGAGAAGACCGAGGCGCTGGAGCGGACGGGGACGAACTGCTCCTCGGTGAAGCCGAACTTCTTGGCCGTCTCGAGCATCTCGTCGTTGCCGAGGTCGGAGCCGATCTTGCCGAAGACCGTGTTGCAGGACACGCGCAGGGCCTCGCGGAGGGTGGCGTTCTCACAGGGGAGGTCGCCCTCGTTGGGCAGTTCGGTGGTGGTGCCCGGCATGGTCCAGGGCAGCGGGGAGTCCGTCTTCTCGTCCGCCGAGTCGTACCTGCCGTGCTCCAGTGCGGCGGCCGCGGTGAGCACCTTGAAGGTGGAGCCGGGCGGGTAGACCTCGCGCAGGGCGCGGTTGAGCATCGGGTCGTTCGGGTTGTTCTTCTTCTGGAGCCTGTTCCAGGCCTCGCCGGCCGCTTCGTTGCTGCCGGCGATCGCGGTGGGGTCGTACGACGGGTAGGAGGCCATCGAGAGGATCTTGCCGGTGGACGGTTCGAGCGCCACGACGGATCCCTTGGCGCCCTGCTTCTTCAGACCGTCGTAGGCGGCCTTCTGCGCGGCGCTGTTCAGGGTGGTGACGACGTTGCCGCCCTCGCGCTTGCGGCCCGTGATCATGTCGAGGGTGTTGCGGAAGAAGAGCCGGTCGTCGTTGCCGGTGAGGATGCCGTCGTCGATGGCCTCGAGCTGCGTCGCGCCGTAGGCCTGGGAGACGTAGCCGGTGACGGGCGCCCACATGGCGCCGTCCTTGTAGGTGCGCTTGTACTTGAAGTCGCCCTTGGTGGTGGCGTGTCCGGTGATGGCCTTGCCGTCGACGATGATGTCGCCGCGCGGGGTGGCGTACCGCTCGATGGCGACACGGCGGTTGTGCTCGTCCTCCTTGAGCTCGTCGGCCTGGACGTACTGGAGCCAGTTGTCGCGGACGAGCAGGGTGAGGACCAGGAGGCCGCAGAAGATCGCGATGCGGCGCAGTGGCTTGTTCACGGTCGGACCACCTGGGTCATCTCGGCGTCTGGGTTGGCGGGAGCGGCGGGTGCCGGTCTGCGCGCGGTGTCGCTGATGCGCAGCAGGATGCCGATCAGGGCCCAGTTCGCGATGACGGAGGAACCTCCGTACGCCAGGAAGGGCATGGTCATACCGGTGAGCGGGATGAGACCCATGACACCGCCGGCGACGACGAACACCTGGAGGGCGAAGGCGCCGGACAGGCCGATGGCCAGGAGCTTGCCGAAGGGGTCGCGGGCGGCGAGGGCGGTGCGCACGCCGCGTTCCACGATCAACGCGTAGAGCAGCAGCAGCGCCATGAGACCGGCCAGGCCGAGTTCCTCGCCGAAGGTGGCGAGGATGAAGTCGGAGTTGGCGGCGAAGCGGATCAGCTCGGAGTGGCCCTGGCCCCAGCCGGTGCCGAGGGTGCCGCCGGAGCCGAAGGCCCACAGGGCCTGCATGGCCTGCTCGGAGTGGCCCCCGACGCCCGCGCGGGAGAGCGTGTACTCCTTCATCGGGTCGAGCCAGGCGTCGACGCGCTGCTGGATGTGGGGTTCGAAGCTGGCGACGCCGACGGCGCCGACCCCGGACATCAGCAGACCGAAGACGATCCAGCTGGTCCGCTCGGTGGCCACGTACAGCATGATCACGAACATGCCGAAGAACAGCAGCGAGGTGCCGAGGTCGGTCTCGAAGACCAGGATGAGGATCGAGACCATCCAGACGACCAGGATGGGGCCGAGGTCGCGGCCGCGCGGCAGGTAGAGGCCCATGAAGCGGCGGCTGGCGAGGGCGAGCGCGTCGCGCTTCACCATCAGGTAGCCGGCGAAGAAGATCGCCAGGACGATCTT
This region of Streptomyces ambofaciens ATCC 23877 genomic DNA includes:
- a CDS encoding peptidoglycan D,D-transpeptidase FtsI family protein, whose protein sequence is MNKPLRRIAIFCGLLVLTLLVRDNWLQYVQADELKEDEHNRRVAIERYATPRGDIIVDGKAITGHATTKGDFKYKRTYKDGAMWAPVTGYVSQAYGATQLEAIDDGILTGNDDRLFFRNTLDMITGRKREGGNVVTTLNSAAQKAAYDGLKKQGAKGSVVALEPSTGKILSMASYPSYDPTAIAGSNEAAGEAWNRLQKKNNPNDPMLNRALREVYPPGSTFKVLTAAAALEHGRYDSADEKTDSPLPWTMPGTTTELPNEGDLPCENATLREALRVSCNTVFGKIGSDLGNDEMLETAKKFGFTEEQFVPVRSSASVFSDDMNPSQTALSSIGQYNTAATPLQMAMVTSAIANNGTLMKPYMVDELQAPNLDTIEKTEPEEMSKPLSADNAQILQSMMETVVEDGTGTNARIDGVTVGGKTGTAQHGVDNSENPYAWFISYAKGDDGSAPVAVAVVIEDENAVRDDISGGGLAAPIAKNVMEAVLDSKK
- a CDS encoding FtsW/RodA/SpoVE family cell cycle protein — encoded protein: MSSTTNSPTHHTSTIGAIGAPSRRNTELALLVFAVLIPVFAYANVGLAINDEVPAGLLSYGLGLGLLAGVGHLVVRKFAPYADPLMLPLATLLNGLGLVAIWRLDQSELLQDIQQAGTAAPRQLMYTAMGIALFVAVMIFLKDHRVLQRYTYISMVGALFLLLLPLVPGLGKNIYGAKIWIQVGSFSIQPGEFAKIVLAIFFAGYLMVKRDALALASRRFMGLYLPRGRDLGPILVVWMVSILILVFETDLGTSLLFFGMFVIMLYVATERTSWIVFGLLMSGVGAVGVASFEPHIQQRVDAWLDPMKEYTLSRAGVGGHSEQAMQALWAFGSGGTLGTGWGQGHSELIRFAANSDFILATFGEELGLAGLMALLLLYALIVERGVRTALAARDPFGKLLAIGLSGAFALQVFVVAGGVMGLIPLTGMTMPFLAYGGSSVIANWALIGILLRISDTARRPAPAAPANPDAEMTQVVRP